From Kitasatospora sp. MAP12-44:
GTAGAGGGGGGATGAATGGGCGCGTCGCCGGCGAGCATGATCGCCCCCGCCGCGTAGGCGCCCACCTTAGCGAATCGGGATCAAGAGGCCCTTCGGCCCGCGTCAGTCGAATATCGGTGCGATATCAGCCCTCTAATGCACCGTCGACGAACCGACACCACACGAAGCACCCCCGGGTCGCGCGGGCCGGCAGATCCAACCACCCCCACGAGAGGGCACCCCTATGTCTCTGCTCAACCATGAGCGTCTCTGCGAGGGCATCGCGGCCGAGGCCGGCGCGTTCGCCAAGGCGCTGAGCTTCGTCGAGCTCGACCGGATGTCTCCCACCTGCCCGGAGTGGACCGCCGGCCAGTTGATCGTCCATCTGCACCAGGCCCTGGGCTGGGCCGCCGAGTTGGTGGAGACCCAGGCGCCGGCCTTCAGGCCGCCCGCCGGCGCGGTCGAGGGCGCGGGCACCGGCGCCACCGACTGGACGGCGGCGGTGGCCGAGCTGGCCAAGGATTCACCCGGCAGAATGGACGAGGACGGCGAGCAGGTCTACGACTGGCTGCTCGACCAGGCCGATCGGCTGGTCGCCGCCCTGCGCGCGGCCGGCCCGCAGGGCCCGGTCTGGACGCCCTTCGGGCCGCACCTGGCCGACTTCTGGGCCAGCTGGGCCGTGATGGAGACCGCGGTGCACCGGGCGGACGCCGAGCTGCTGGCCGGGCGTGACTTCGTGCTGGACGCTGCGCTGTCGCAGGACAGCATCGACTACTGGCTGCGGTCGCTGGCCGACCCGGCGACCGCGCCGTTCTTCGACCCGCGGGTGGCCAACCTGGCGGGAACGGGCCAGACGCTGCTCTTCCGGGTGACCG
This genomic window contains:
- a CDS encoding maleylpyruvate isomerase N-terminal domain-containing protein translates to MSLLNHERLCEGIAAEAGAFAKALSFVELDRMSPTCPEWTAGQLIVHLHQALGWAAELVETQAPAFRPPAGAVEGAGTGATDWTAAVAELAKDSPGRMDEDGEQVYDWLLDQADRLVAALRAAGPQGPVWTPFGPHLADFWASWAVMETAVHRADAELLAGRDFVLDAALSQDSIDYWLRSLADPATAPFFDPRVANLAGTGQTLLFRVTDPVRDTADSWLITRTPDGPQTVVAPPAGTAADVTVTGPAAQLLLLLKRRAPIDDSEVAVTGEAALLRHWVENALT